Proteins from a single region of Flavobacterium sp. K5-23:
- the radC gene encoding DNA repair protein RadC, whose protein sequence is MEQTNFPITHWSEDDKPREKLMLKGRVALSDAELIAILIGSGSRNESAVELSKKILKSVEGNLNALGKLSISQLIQFKGIGEAKAISIISALELGRRRRAEEAVELIKITSSKMIFEIMQPIIGELPHEEFWIIYLNNSNKILSKSQLSKGGITGTLVDVRIVFKAALEFGATALILCHNHPSGTLIPSDADKHITKKLKLAGESLEIKVLDHLIVTENNYFSFVDEGIF, encoded by the coding sequence ATGGAGCAAACTAATTTTCCTATTACCCATTGGTCCGAAGACGACAAACCACGTGAAAAACTTATGCTTAAAGGCAGGGTAGCGTTGAGCGATGCTGAATTGATTGCTATATTAATTGGTTCGGGCAGTAGGAACGAATCCGCAGTGGAGTTGAGTAAAAAAATTCTGAAAAGTGTTGAGGGAAATCTTAATGCTTTGGGTAAATTATCAATTTCACAGCTAATCCAATTTAAAGGAATAGGAGAGGCCAAGGCAATTTCTATTATTTCAGCATTAGAACTAGGAAGACGTAGAAGAGCTGAAGAGGCAGTTGAATTAATTAAGATTACTTCAAGTAAAATGATTTTTGAAATCATGCAGCCTATTATTGGAGAATTACCGCACGAAGAATTTTGGATTATTTATTTAAACAATTCGAATAAAATTCTTTCTAAATCGCAATTGAGTAAGGGTGGAATCACAGGGACTTTAGTTGACGTACGAATTGTATTTAAAGCCGCTTTGGAATTTGGGGCGACAGCATTGATATTATGCCATAACCATCCTTCGGGCACCTTAATTCCGAGTGATGCCGACAAGCATATAACTAAAAAATTAAAATTAGCAGGCGAAAGTTTAGAGATAAAAGTTCTCGACCATTTGATTGTGACTGAGAATAATTATTTTAGCTTTGTCGATGAAGGAATTTTTTAA
- a CDS encoding YjjG family noncanonical pyrimidine nucleotidase produces MKIDNIKDVFFDLDHTLWDFDKNSEITFANIFKRSHPAIEIKTFIEKYVPINQACWKLYQYDKISHQELRYNRLKHSFDALNYTISDEDIDLISVEYIQFLPDNNHLFDGTIEVLDYLNENYNLHIITNGFADVQSKKISNSNLSNYFDTITNSEMAGVKKPNSIIFDYALNLAKAKKETSIMIGDSLEADVQGALDFGLDAIFFNENKVDAAPYIKQINHLLDLKNYL; encoded by the coding sequence ATGAAAATTGATAATATAAAAGATGTTTTTTTTGATTTAGATCATACCCTTTGGGATTTTGATAAAAACTCCGAAATAACTTTTGCGAATATCTTTAAAAGGAGCCATCCCGCAATTGAAATTAAAACGTTTATCGAGAAATATGTTCCTATCAATCAAGCTTGTTGGAAGTTGTATCAGTACGATAAGATTTCTCATCAGGAATTGCGTTATAATAGATTGAAACATTCTTTTGATGCGTTGAATTATACAATTTCTGATGAAGACATAGATTTGATTTCGGTTGAGTATATTCAGTTTTTACCAGATAATAATCATCTTTTTGACGGTACTATAGAGGTGTTGGATTACCTAAACGAAAATTACAATTTGCATATTATCACTAATGGTTTTGCTGATGTGCAATCCAAAAAAATAAGTAATTCAAATTTATCTAATTATTTCGATACAATTACAAATTCGGAAATGGCTGGTGTTAAGAAACCAAATTCTATCATATTTGATTATGCTTTAAACTTAGCTAAAGCCAAAAAAGAAACGAGTATAATGATAGGGGATTCACTGGAAGCAGATGTTCAGGGTGCATTGGATTTTGGGCTTGACGCTATTTTTTTTAATGAAAATAAAGTTGACGCAGCACCATATATTAAACAAATTAATCATTTATTAGATCTTAAAAATTACTTGTAA
- a CDS encoding replication-associated recombination protein A produces MEAPLAERIRPQKLEEYISQSHLIGPNGSLTQQIAKGIIPSLILWGPPGTGKTTLAQIIAQESKRPFYILSAINSGVKDIRDVIDKAKQSGGLFTSKNPILFIDEIHRFSKSQQDSLLAAVEKGWITLIGATTENPSFEVIPALLSRCQVYILNAFTKEDLESLLQRAMTKDSFLASKNIKLSETEALLRLSGGDGRKLLNIFELVVNASSEDEIIITNERVFALVQQNTVLYDKSGEQHYDIVSAFIKSIRGSDPNGAVYWLARMIEGGEDVKFIARRMLILSSEDIGNANPTALIMANNTFQAVTTIGYPESRILLSQCAIYLATSPKSNASYLAIGSAQQLVKQTGDLPVPIHLRNAPTKLMKELGYGEEYKYSHDFANNFAEQEFLPDAVSNTPLYIPGNNSRENTTREFLKNRWKGKYGY; encoded by the coding sequence ATGGAAGCACCTTTAGCAGAACGCATACGTCCTCAAAAACTAGAAGAATACATCAGTCAATCCCATTTGATAGGGCCAAATGGTTCTCTGACACAACAAATCGCTAAAGGAATAATCCCTTCATTAATATTATGGGGACCTCCAGGAACGGGGAAAACGACTCTAGCCCAAATTATCGCACAAGAATCGAAACGTCCTTTTTATATTTTGAGCGCAATAAATTCTGGGGTAAAAGACATTAGAGATGTTATTGATAAAGCTAAACAAAGTGGCGGACTTTTTACTTCTAAAAACCCAATTTTATTTATTGACGAAATTCATCGTTTTAGTAAATCACAACAGGACTCTTTATTAGCCGCTGTAGAAAAAGGATGGATAACTCTTATTGGAGCAACTACAGAAAACCCAAGTTTTGAAGTTATTCCAGCTTTACTATCCAGATGTCAGGTGTATATTTTAAACGCATTTACAAAAGAAGATTTAGAATCTCTTTTACAACGCGCTATGACAAAAGATAGCTTTTTAGCTTCGAAAAACATAAAACTAAGTGAAACAGAGGCGTTGTTGCGCCTTTCTGGCGGAGATGGACGTAAGCTATTAAATATCTTTGAACTTGTCGTAAATGCATCCTCTGAAGATGAAATTATCATCACCAATGAACGCGTATTTGCATTAGTGCAACAAAACACGGTTTTATATGACAAAAGTGGAGAACAGCATTACGATATAGTTTCAGCTTTTATAAAATCAATACGTGGGAGTGACCCAAACGGAGCTGTCTATTGGCTAGCCAGAATGATAGAAGGTGGTGAAGATGTGAAATTCATTGCACGACGTATGTTAATATTATCTAGTGAAGACATAGGAAATGCAAATCCTACGGCACTGATAATGGCTAACAATACTTTTCAGGCAGTTACAACCATAGGATATCCCGAAAGCCGAATTCTCTTAAGTCAATGTGCAATTTATCTTGCCACATCTCCTAAGAGTAATGCGTCTTATTTAGCTATTGGTAGTGCACAGCAACTGGTAAAACAAACTGGTGATTTGCCCGTTCCTATTCATCTACGCAATGCACCAACAAAACTAATGAAAGAATTAGGCTATGGTGAAGAGTATAAATATTCTCATGATTTCGCGAATAATTTTGCAGAACAGGAATTTCTACCTGACGCTGTAAGCAACACGCCTTTGTATATCCCCGGAAATAACTCAAGAGAAAACACCACACGCGAGTTCTTAAAAAACAGATGGAAGGGTAAATATGGTTATTAG
- a CDS encoding rhomboid family intramembrane serine protease produces MDKNFKFTNAVVGLPLFFVLFLWFIYWLEIRFDFDFVTNGVFPRTFSGLQGIIFSPFIHSDIDHLYNNSIPLLVLLAALQFFYAKESLYVICYGILFSGFLTWVIGRSNYHIGASGLIYVLVSFIFFKGILTRYYRLVALSLTVIMLYGGMAWYVFPEVDNAVSWEGHLSGFIVGFVFAFMFRTPEYKKVIKYDWEQPDYNPLEDKFMQRFDKNGNFVNLPPVIEVENGFSTYYTSSCSVGYCIIPNKENDLDTDN; encoded by the coding sequence ATGGATAAAAATTTTAAATTCACAAATGCTGTAGTTGGACTTCCACTTTTTTTTGTGTTGTTTCTATGGTTTATTTATTGGCTTGAAATCCGTTTTGATTTTGATTTTGTTACAAATGGAGTTTTTCCCAGGACATTTTCAGGGTTACAGGGAATTATATTTAGTCCATTTATTCATTCTGATATTGATCATCTTTATAATAATTCCATCCCGCTTTTAGTTTTATTAGCTGCTTTACAGTTTTTTTATGCTAAGGAATCTCTTTATGTTATTTGTTATGGAATTTTATTTTCAGGTTTTTTAACCTGGGTTATAGGGAGATCAAATTATCATATTGGGGCAAGTGGTTTGATATATGTATTAGTGAGCTTTATCTTTTTTAAAGGGATCTTGACAAGATATTATCGACTGGTTGCTTTGTCACTTACTGTTATTATGTTATACGGAGGAATGGCTTGGTATGTTTTTCCCGAAGTAGATAATGCCGTTTCCTGGGAAGGCCATCTTTCAGGATTTATAGTGGGTTTTGTCTTTGCCTTTATGTTTAGGACACCTGAATATAAGAAAGTAATTAAATACGATTGGGAACAGCCAGATTATAATCCTTTGGAAGATAAATTTATGCAGCGATTTGATAAAAATGGAAATTTCGTGAATTTGCCTCCTGTTATTGAAGTAGAAAATGGGTTTTCTACTTATTATACTTCAAGTTGTTCTGTGGGTTATTGTATAATTCCAAATAAAGAAAATGATTTAGATACTGATAATTAA
- a CDS encoding RagB/SusD family nutrient uptake outer membrane protein → MKTLNKTILLVVLSILSLSSCSEDFLVKKPTEFVDFESATSTTANLFSLLNGVHRSLYIRYEGQNETGIAGCMQQVDIAGEDIVYPISNGWFLGVYNWNNLSNENSQDVAFPYRTFYRINRNANTILEAVDVASGSDADKKIIKGQALLYRAFSHFQLVQLYGKRYDATAIPNNQLGIPLVLKVSNEQLPRATVEEVYKQINKDIDDALALLVGYTKPNNSHLDLRVAQGLKARVALVQQNWPVASANAILARAGKSLMSTTAYTSGFNSYTNSEWMWGSFVNELQSESFANFGAYMSRNFSSTVIRSCPKAIFNKLLDPFPATDVRSTIFSKTGQHPNITLVSTAVKFPYTSQKFLAVSTGDSRCDVPYMRIAEMFLIEAEAKAKMNDATASQILFNLITTRNPAYVKSTSTGQTLLNEIYLHRRIELWGEGFRFYDLKRTDSPLDRVGPTTVPATTSNHIASVALVMSIPAGDKRWQWLLPRSEINANPNIVQNPN, encoded by the coding sequence ATGAAAACACTTAACAAAACAATTTTATTGGTGGTATTATCGATACTGTCATTAAGCTCGTGTTCAGAAGATTTCTTAGTGAAAAAACCTACGGAGTTTGTAGATTTCGAATCAGCAACTTCTACAACAGCAAATTTATTCTCTTTATTAAACGGAGTCCACAGATCACTTTATATTAGATATGAAGGACAAAACGAAACTGGTATTGCAGGATGTATGCAACAAGTAGATATTGCTGGTGAAGACATTGTTTACCCAATATCTAACGGTTGGTTTTTAGGAGTATACAATTGGAATAACCTAAGCAATGAAAACTCACAAGATGTTGCTTTCCCATACAGAACTTTTTATAGAATAAACAGAAATGCAAATACTATATTAGAAGCTGTAGATGTAGCATCAGGATCAGATGCAGACAAAAAAATAATTAAAGGTCAAGCTTTATTATATCGTGCGTTTAGTCATTTCCAATTAGTGCAATTGTACGGAAAAAGATATGATGCAACTGCAATACCAAACAACCAGTTAGGTATACCTCTTGTATTAAAAGTGTCTAACGAACAATTACCTCGTGCTACAGTTGAAGAAGTATATAAGCAAATCAACAAAGATATTGACGATGCTTTAGCTTTATTAGTTGGATATACTAAACCAAACAACTCTCACTTAGATTTAAGAGTTGCACAAGGATTAAAAGCTCGTGTTGCTTTAGTTCAACAAAACTGGCCAGTAGCATCTGCAAACGCAATACTTGCAAGAGCAGGAAAATCTCTAATGAGTACAACTGCTTACACTTCAGGATTCAATTCTTACACTAATTCAGAATGGATGTGGGGAAGTTTCGTGAATGAACTTCAATCAGAATCTTTTGCGAATTTTGGCGCATATATGTCAAGAAACTTCAGTTCAACTGTAATTCGTTCTTGTCCAAAAGCAATCTTTAATAAACTTTTAGATCCTTTCCCTGCTACTGATGTGCGTTCAACAATTTTTAGCAAAACAGGACAGCACCCAAATATTACTTTAGTTTCAACTGCTGTTAAATTTCCATATACTAGCCAAAAATTCCTTGCGGTAAGTACAGGAGACAGTAGATGTGATGTTCCTTATATGCGTATTGCTGAAATGTTCCTAATTGAAGCTGAAGCAAAAGCAAAAATGAATGACGCTACTGCTTCTCAAATTTTATTCAATTTAATTACAACAAGAAATCCTGCATATGTAAAATCTACTTCTACAGGACAAACTTTATTAAATGAGATTTACTTACACAGAAGAATTGAATTATGGGGTGAAGGATTTAGATTTTACGATTTAAAAAGAACTGACTCTCCTTTAGACAGAGTTGGTCCTACTACAGTACCAGCTACTACTTCTAACCATATTGCTTCAGTTGCACTTGTAATGAGTATTCCAGCAGGAGACAAAAGATGGCAATGGCTTTTACCAAGATCGGAAATAAATGCTAACCCTAACATTGTTCAAAATCCAAATTAA
- a CDS encoding TonB-dependent receptor encodes MKLKFNGFLVLLVVLMTQITFAQNKTITGVVSDNEGKPLTGVNVKVKGTSNGVQTNFDGKYSINAKTGDVLILSFVGLETKTLTIANSNSINVTMQSSAVAIDEVVVIAYGKAKKSSYTGSATAIKGEKLENRAVTNILSGIEGAVSGVQIQSGSGQPGSQPAVRIRGFSSISGSNTPLYVVDGVPFSGDINNINAADVESMTILKDAASTSLYGSKAANGVVMITTKKGTAAKDKFTLNMSTGLSTRSIPEYERVNAFQYYPLTWEAIRNSRPMSTPALLATANAFASTRTPIDLVNNPFNVTNANLFDANGKLNPDAQLLYADDLDWERQLQRAGVRRNIDFSYQGKTEKTNYFVSLGNLNEEGAILNSDFQRTTARLNVNTKLNESFKTGVNLAATFTDSNQAVDGAANSTSFNNPFRTIRYMGPIYPVFSHNPTTGAILLNANGTPRYSDLRGSSASNGRNVIYETLNNENRDKGLAVNGRTYLEFKFLKDFKFTTNFAYDGTHFNNNVFWNTLIGDGAPDGYASRTNTITTGITFNQLLEYSKSIKNHNFSALAGHESFDYEYNYIFGSKRGQGVPNNNEFINYLTVSTLNSYTRNYATESYFSRVGYDYNERYILSASVRRDGSSKFAEANKWGNFYSVGAAWNLGKESFLEKQSWINDLKFRASVGEVGNDSHISYGGLNYYIGAPTFSLGLNNASEVGILTNDQGAPNLKWEKNTQKDVALDFAFFGNRLRGSVEYYNRTTDGLIFNVPVPVSSGLDSKTENIGSMFNQGFEVSLDGMIVKTKEFSWNININASTIKNEITALPQKEIITGTKKYSVGSSIYDYWLRTWYGVDPTDGFALYIVDPLLTTPTDTDSRTVNGVNVTTNQNKALYQYNGSSLPDLFGSFTNTFKIGGFQMDVLFTYQLGGKTYDSNYAALMHSGNSYGSALHIDALNRWQKPGDITNVPVLNIARSAQHNAASDRWLVDSDYLSLRQVSLSYNLPTNAISKLKIDAAKFYINGENIALFTKSKGMDPQANFNGTTQNRFSPSRTISLGINLNF; translated from the coding sequence ATGAAACTAAAATTTAATGGCTTTTTAGTACTATTGGTAGTACTAATGACGCAAATCACATTTGCTCAAAACAAAACCATAACTGGGGTTGTTTCAGACAATGAAGGGAAACCTCTGACTGGAGTAAATGTAAAAGTAAAAGGAACATCAAACGGTGTTCAAACAAATTTTGATGGAAAATATTCTATCAATGCAAAAACAGGAGATGTTTTGATTCTATCCTTTGTTGGATTGGAAACAAAAACATTAACTATTGCAAATTCTAATTCAATAAATGTTACAATGCAATCTAGTGCAGTAGCTATTGATGAAGTAGTAGTTATTGCCTATGGTAAAGCTAAAAAATCTTCTTACACAGGTTCAGCCACTGCCATTAAAGGAGAAAAACTGGAAAACAGAGCTGTAACCAATATTCTTTCTGGAATTGAAGGTGCCGTTTCAGGTGTTCAAATTCAAAGTGGATCAGGGCAACCAGGTTCTCAACCAGCAGTTAGGATTAGAGGTTTTAGTTCTATTAGTGGCTCAAACACACCTCTTTACGTTGTTGACGGAGTGCCTTTTTCAGGTGACATAAACAACATTAACGCAGCTGATGTTGAAAGTATGACAATATTAAAAGATGCAGCTTCAACATCTCTTTATGGATCTAAAGCAGCAAACGGAGTAGTAATGATTACTACTAAAAAAGGAACTGCAGCAAAAGACAAATTCACATTGAATATGAGTACTGGTCTTTCTACAAGATCAATTCCTGAATATGAAAGAGTTAATGCTTTTCAATACTACCCATTAACATGGGAAGCTATCAGAAACAGTAGACCTATGAGTACACCTGCATTATTAGCTACAGCTAATGCTTTTGCTTCAACTAGAACTCCTATAGATTTAGTTAACAATCCTTTTAATGTAACTAATGCAAATTTATTTGATGCTAACGGAAAATTAAACCCAGATGCACAACTTTTATATGCAGATGATTTAGATTGGGAAAGACAACTACAAAGAGCTGGTGTTAGAAGAAATATTGATTTCTCTTACCAAGGAAAAACAGAAAAAACTAATTATTTTGTTTCCTTAGGAAATTTAAATGAAGAAGGAGCTATTTTGAACTCTGATTTCCAAAGAACTACAGCACGTTTAAATGTGAACACTAAACTTAATGAATCATTTAAAACAGGTGTAAATCTAGCAGCAACTTTTACTGATTCAAATCAAGCAGTTGACGGAGCGGCAAACTCTACTTCATTCAATAATCCATTCCGTACTATTCGTTATATGGGTCCTATATATCCTGTGTTTAGTCACAATCCGACAACTGGAGCGATATTGCTTAATGCAAATGGAACACCAAGATATTCAGATTTACGTGGATCAAGTGCATCAAACGGAAGAAACGTTATTTACGAAACATTAAATAATGAAAATAGAGACAAAGGACTTGCTGTAAATGGACGTACGTATTTAGAGTTTAAATTCCTAAAAGACTTTAAATTCACTACTAACTTTGCATATGACGGTACTCATTTCAACAATAATGTTTTTTGGAACACATTGATTGGAGATGGTGCTCCTGATGGATATGCATCTCGAACTAACACTATCACTACAGGAATTACATTTAATCAATTACTTGAATATAGTAAAAGCATAAAAAATCATAATTTCAGCGCATTAGCTGGACATGAAAGTTTTGATTATGAGTATAATTACATTTTTGGTTCAAAAAGAGGACAAGGTGTACCTAACAATAATGAATTTATCAACTATCTTACGGTATCTACATTAAATTCATATACAAGAAATTATGCTACTGAATCCTATTTCTCTCGTGTAGGGTATGATTATAATGAAAGATATATTTTATCTGCTTCTGTACGTAGAGATGGTTCTTCAAAGTTTGCTGAAGCTAACAAATGGGGTAATTTCTACTCTGTAGGTGCTGCATGGAACTTAGGAAAAGAATCTTTTCTTGAAAAACAATCTTGGATAAATGATTTAAAATTCAGAGCTTCTGTAGGAGAAGTAGGTAATGATTCTCATATTAGCTATGGTGGTTTGAATTATTACATAGGTGCCCCAACATTTTCATTAGGATTAAATAATGCCAGCGAAGTTGGAATTTTAACTAATGATCAAGGAGCTCCTAATCTAAAATGGGAAAAAAACACTCAAAAAGACGTCGCTCTAGATTTTGCTTTTTTTGGAAATAGATTAAGAGGTTCTGTAGAATACTACAACAGAACAACTGACGGATTGATTTTTAACGTACCTGTACCAGTTTCTTCAGGATTAGATTCTAAAACTGAAAACATTGGATCTATGTTTAATCAAGGATTTGAAGTTTCATTAGATGGAATGATTGTAAAAACAAAAGAATTCTCATGGAACATAAACATCAATGCTTCTACGATTAAAAATGAAATAACTGCATTACCACAAAAAGAAATTATTACTGGTACTAAAAAATATTCAGTAGGAAGTTCTATTTACGACTATTGGTTAAGAACTTGGTATGGTGTAGATCCAACTGATGGATTTGCTTTATATATCGTTGATCCATTATTAACAACACCTACTGATACTGATTCAAGAACAGTAAATGGAGTTAATGTTACAACAAATCAAAACAAAGCGTTATACCAATACAATGGTTCGTCTTTACCTGATTTGTTTGGTAGTTTCACGAATACTTTTAAAATTGGAGGCTTCCAGATGGATGTATTATTTACATACCAATTAGGAGGGAAAACTTACGATTCTAACTATGCTGCTTTAATGCATTCAGGTAACAGCTATGGTTCTGCTTTACACATTGACGCCTTAAACAGATGGCAAAAACCAGGTGACATTACTAATGTTCCAGTATTAAACATTGCTAGAAGTGCTCAACATAATGCAGCTTCTGATCGTTGGTTAGTAGATTCAGATTACTTATCTTTAAGACAAGTTTCGTTATCATACAACTTACCAACAAACGCAATTTCGAAATTAAAAATTGATGCAGCTAAGTTTTATATTAATGGGGAAAACATAGCGTTATTCACTAAAAGCAAAGGAATGGACCCTCAAGCGAATTTTAATGGAACTACACAAAATAGATTCTCACCATCAAGAACTATTTCATTAGGAATCAATTTAAACTTTTAA
- the rlmB gene encoding 23S rRNA (guanosine(2251)-2'-O)-methyltransferase RlmB produces the protein MEKEHQIFGIRAIIEAIQAGATVDKVYIQKEASSELMKDLMKVMKRGNINFSYVPVEKLNRLTPNNHQGAVASISPISFFDLESLIETVIENGKKPLFLILDQISDARNFGAIIRTAECTGVNGIIVQKSGSAPVNGDTVKTSAGAVFNIPICKVEHIKDAIFLLQASGIKTVAATEKTDQNIYDINLNEPVAIIMGSEDRGVNPSVLKIVDEKAKLPMYGTIGSLNVSVACGAFLYEAVRQRS, from the coding sequence ATGGAAAAAGAACATCAAATATTTGGGATTAGAGCTATTATTGAGGCAATTCAAGCGGGCGCAACAGTTGATAAAGTTTACATTCAAAAGGAAGCGAGTAGCGAACTAATGAAAGACTTAATGAAAGTGATGAAGAGAGGAAACATCAACTTTTCTTATGTACCAGTTGAAAAGCTAAATAGACTTACACCAAATAACCATCAAGGTGCCGTAGCAAGCATCTCCCCTATCTCCTTTTTTGATTTAGAGTCACTTATTGAAACTGTTATTGAGAACGGAAAAAAACCATTATTCTTAATTTTAGATCAAATTTCTGACGCACGTAATTTTGGAGCAATTATTAGAACTGCTGAGTGTACAGGTGTAAATGGGATTATTGTCCAAAAATCAGGTTCAGCACCTGTAAACGGAGATACGGTTAAAACATCAGCTGGAGCAGTATTTAACATTCCTATTTGCAAAGTAGAACATATTAAAGACGCTATTTTTCTTTTGCAAGCAAGCGGTATAAAAACAGTTGCTGCCACTGAAAAAACAGATCAAAACATATACGACATAAATCTAAATGAACCTGTAGCAATTATAATGGGATCTGAAGATCGCGGAGTAAACCCATCTGTACTTAAGATTGTGGATGAAAAAGCAAAACTGCCTATGTACGGAACAATTGGATCATTAAATGTATCCGTTGCGTGTGGAGCATTTCTTTATGAAGCGGTGAGACAAAGAAGTTAA
- a CDS encoding SusD/RagB family nutrient-binding outer membrane lipoprotein, whose translation MKNIFIKKASLCLLIASVFSCTSFVEDMNVDPDNLTDSDATNLFQGVLLANQFFQTSSTTRNAMLWLNQANGENRQYVSLNNWNNTTASEFDDSWNNAYVNCITQAKITQEKAGKELNPRLKGAAQVIEAHCMGTVTSLWGDAPYSEIDITGKNLTPKYDTQASIYAKMQTLLDQAITNLQATTGKGIPSGKDIYYEGDAAKWIKLAYSLKAKFYLHVKNYPSAKANAVLGISNPSGDFKAKFGNSYGQSFNPFYSFLVYDRDDYMSGDGYAARILDPSNALYRGNAKTDESARFLYTYLPGWYYFPIYEMNINSQFDWGEPDGRFGTSTSMPLVTYGEMLLIISEADARTSFVTGLTSYNNYRALLNTGYSIGIDNAGYYGESFRYLPYDALDFAIAGMENVSGSLSNQNALLREIYQERYIYFIGSFEGFTDFGRTNNLAGIQLKAGNAGTPQRFLYPQVEINANPNTPKPIPTIVTKTPVNN comes from the coding sequence ATGAAAAATATTTTTATAAAAAAAGCGAGTCTTTGCTTACTTATTGCATCAGTTTTTAGTTGTACAAGTTTTGTTGAAGACATGAATGTAGATCCAGACAACTTGACAGATTCTGATGCTACAAATTTATTCCAAGGAGTACTTTTGGCTAATCAGTTTTTTCAAACTAGTTCGACTACAAGAAATGCCATGCTTTGGTTAAACCAAGCAAATGGTGAGAATAGACAATATGTTTCCTTAAATAACTGGAACAATACAACTGCGTCAGAATTTGACGATAGTTGGAATAATGCTTATGTAAACTGTATTACTCAAGCTAAAATCACTCAAGAAAAAGCTGGTAAAGAACTAAACCCAAGATTAAAAGGTGCTGCTCAAGTTATTGAAGCACACTGTATGGGTACTGTAACTTCACTATGGGGTGACGCTCCTTATTCTGAGATTGACATTACTGGTAAAAACCTTACTCCTAAATATGATACTCAGGCATCTATTTATGCTAAAATGCAAACTTTATTAGATCAAGCGATCACTAATTTGCAAGCTACAACTGGAAAAGGAATCCCAAGCGGTAAAGACATTTACTATGAAGGTGATGCTGCTAAATGGATAAAGTTAGCTTATTCACTTAAAGCAAAATTTTATCTTCACGTTAAAAATTACCCTAGTGCTAAAGCAAATGCAGTTTTAGGTATTAGCAATCCTTCAGGTGATTTCAAAGCTAAGTTCGGTAATTCATACGGACAAAGTTTCAATCCTTTTTATTCATTTTTAGTTTACGACAGAGATGATTATATGTCAGGTGACGGTTATGCTGCTAGAATATTAGATCCATCTAATGCTTTATACAGAGGTAACGCAAAAACGGATGAATCTGCAAGATTTTTGTACACATATTTACCGGGATGGTATTATTTCCCGATATATGAAATGAACATTAACAGTCAATTTGACTGGGGTGAACCAGACGGAAGATTTGGAACTAGTACATCTATGCCATTAGTAACTTATGGTGAAATGTTATTAATTATTTCAGAAGCAGATGCTAGAACATCATTTGTAACAGGATTAACATCTTACAATAATTATAGAGCATTATTAAATACTGGTTATTCTATTGGTATTGACAATGCGGGTTATTATGGCGAATCATTTAGATACTTACCATATGACGCTCTTGATTTTGCAATTGCAGGAATGGAAAATGTATCTGGAAGTCTTTCTAATCAAAATGCTTTATTAAGAGAAATATACCAAGAAAGATATATTTATTTTATTGGATCATTTGAAGGTTTCACTGACTTTGGTAGAACTAACAATTTAGCAGGTATTCAATTAAAAGCAGGAAATGCAGGTACTCCTCAAAGGTTTTTATACCCACAAGTTGAGATTAATGCTAATCCTAATACACCGAAACCTATCCCAACAATTGTTACTAAAACACCAGTAAACAACTAA